A region of Synechococcus sp. WH 8016 DNA encodes the following proteins:
- the trmD gene encoding tRNA (guanosine(37)-N1)-methyltransferase TrmD: protein MAPYRLDVISLAPQAFAPLLEVGVIGRAFGAEIAELHLHNPRDYAIDRYRKVDDLPYGGGAGMVLKPEPVFAAFESLPVCPRRRVLLMSPQGQPLRQVDLQRWSKDYDQLVFLCGHYEGFDERIRSLADEEVSIGDFVLTGGELPAMTIINGVVRLLPGTVGTPESLVEESHSDLLLEHSHYTRPADFRGMTVPDVLRSGDHGAVALWRQQQREQRTQERRPDLWSRWQQVQNPPPPADEARHS from the coding sequence ATGGCTCCCTATCGCCTCGATGTGATCAGCTTGGCGCCGCAGGCCTTTGCGCCATTGCTGGAGGTTGGGGTGATTGGTCGTGCCTTTGGGGCCGAGATTGCGGAGCTGCACCTTCACAATCCTCGCGATTACGCCATCGACCGTTACCGCAAGGTGGACGATCTGCCTTATGGGGGTGGGGCCGGCATGGTTCTGAAGCCGGAACCAGTGTTTGCGGCCTTTGAGTCGCTACCGGTTTGCCCACGACGGCGGGTGCTGTTGATGTCCCCCCAGGGGCAACCATTGCGTCAGGTTGATTTACAACGCTGGTCCAAGGATTACGACCAGTTGGTGTTTCTCTGTGGGCACTACGAAGGGTTTGATGAACGGATCCGTTCCTTGGCTGATGAGGAGGTGTCCATCGGGGATTTCGTGCTCACGGGCGGTGAACTCCCGGCGATGACGATCATCAATGGGGTGGTGCGCTTGCTGCCAGGCACGGTGGGAACGCCGGAATCCTTAGTGGAGGAAAGTCATAGCGATCTGTTGCTTGAGCATTCGCATTACACGCGCCCGGCGGATTTCCGTGGCATGACCGTGCCCGATGTGCTGCGCAGTGGGGATCATGGTGCTGTTGCGCTGTGGCGTCAGCAGCAGCGCGAGCAGCGCACCCAGGAGCGTCGGCCAGATCTATGGAGCCGTTGGCAGCAGGTTCAAAATCCACCGCCCCCTGCTGATGAGGCACGCCATTCCTAA
- a CDS encoding phycobiliprotein lyase, which produces MQSMSDQTPFPPSDLDGFLALCVGRWMSLRSRFLINASEQEWHSSERGEVEVSASVASGVPCLDVTPAEGGKSTLAFQADGCLAIEAGGTEQTGRWQLLPDASLELRVQAKNGDQVLERIWFTKPNLRLRSTTAVGEDGQPRQGSFCSEIRRVSRPQS; this is translated from the coding sequence ATGCAAAGCATGAGCGATCAAACTCCGTTCCCTCCGTCAGATCTCGACGGTTTTCTTGCCCTCTGCGTGGGCCGTTGGATGAGCTTGCGTAGCCGTTTTCTGATCAATGCCTCCGAGCAGGAATGGCATAGCAGCGAACGGGGCGAGGTTGAGGTGTCGGCTTCCGTTGCCTCTGGCGTGCCCTGTTTGGACGTGACGCCCGCCGAGGGTGGCAAGAGCACCCTCGCGTTTCAAGCCGATGGGTGTCTTGCGATCGAGGCAGGCGGCACCGAGCAGACCGGGCGTTGGCAGCTGCTTCCTGATGCCAGTCTCGAGCTCCGCGTCCAAGCCAAGAATGGCGACCAGGTGCTGGAGCGTATTTGGTTCACCAAACCCAATTTGCGCCTGCGCAGCACCACGGCGGTTGGTGAGGATGGCCAGCCCAGGCAGGGCAGTTTTTGCTCGGAGATCAGGCGCGTCAGTCGTCCGCAGAGCTGA
- the era gene encoding GTPase Era, translating into MVESSFRSFTSSAPEGFRSGFVALIGRPNVGKSTLVNQLIGDKIAITSPVAQTTRNRLRAILTTDEAQLILVDTPGIHKPHHLLGERLVRSARSAIGEVDQVLLLLEGNEAPGRGDAFIVQLLRQQSLPVQVLLNKWDLVPLEQKDAADAAYRELLADTDWPVHRCSALSGDGCPELVKAISSLMPEGPQLYPSDMVSDQPERLLMGELIREQVLLNTREEVPHSVAVSIDRIEEMPSKGKGSGRTAVLATVLVERKSQKGILIGKGGAMLKTIGQGARLQMQTLIDGPVYLELFVKVVPDWRSKPARLAELGYVGD; encoded by the coding sequence ATGGTTGAGTCTTCCTTTCGTTCGTTCACAAGCAGTGCGCCTGAGGGATTTCGCTCTGGTTTTGTGGCCCTGATCGGCCGGCCCAATGTGGGGAAGTCCACGCTGGTGAACCAGCTCATCGGCGACAAGATTGCGATCACCTCGCCCGTGGCTCAAACCACGCGCAATCGCCTGCGAGCGATCCTCACAACCGATGAGGCCCAGCTGATTCTGGTGGATACCCCCGGCATTCATAAGCCCCATCACCTCCTGGGGGAGCGGCTTGTTCGCAGTGCCCGCTCAGCGATTGGAGAGGTGGATCAGGTGCTGCTCTTGCTGGAGGGAAACGAGGCCCCAGGACGGGGTGATGCCTTCATCGTCCAACTGCTGCGTCAGCAATCCTTGCCGGTGCAGGTGCTGCTCAATAAGTGGGATCTGGTCCCACTGGAGCAGAAGGATGCGGCCGATGCGGCCTATCGAGAGCTGTTGGCTGACACCGATTGGCCGGTGCATCGCTGTAGTGCTCTCAGCGGAGACGGCTGCCCCGAGTTGGTGAAAGCGATCAGTTCGTTGATGCCCGAGGGGCCCCAGCTGTATCCATCGGACATGGTGAGCGATCAGCCCGAACGCTTGCTGATGGGAGAGTTGATCCGTGAACAGGTGTTGCTGAATACGCGCGAAGAGGTGCCCCACAGCGTTGCCGTGAGCATTGATCGGATTGAGGAGATGCCTTCCAAGGGCAAGGGCTCTGGGCGAACGGCTGTGTTGGCAACGGTGTTGGTGGAGCGCAAAAGCCAGAAGGGAATCCTGATTGGCAAAGGGGGAGCCATGCTCAAAACGATCGGCCAGGGCGCTCGCTTGCAGATGCAAACCTTGATCGATGGTCCGGTGTATCTGGAGCTGTTCGTGAAAGTGGTTCCCGATTGGCGAAGCAAGCCGGCCCGACTGGCGGAGTTGGGATACGTGGGCGATTAA
- the budA gene encoding acetolactate decarboxylase, which produces MEEQQGHDLNLRLPAGHWQALQRHCQQSGETLSAVVRKALADYLDLDHQTLWQLSTSTAVVEGVFGGALQVKDLIDHGDFGLGTFEQLDGEGILLDGVCWQARGDGSLSQAPPEEAIPFWVATHFQAEHQMRVSDIGSIEDLGGRIDPVRPGANLFVAIKIQGLFEQVKMRTVSRVPEGMGLLEASKNQAMVRLEKVSGTRVGFWSPAHTTSLNIPGYHFHFLSDDHGSGGHVLDVKADSLNVELDFQSNLRLALPETKQFLEADLSRDISEELHQAEGVSR; this is translated from the coding sequence GTGGAAGAGCAACAAGGTCATGATCTGAATCTCAGGCTGCCTGCTGGGCATTGGCAGGCTTTGCAGCGTCATTGTCAGCAAAGCGGCGAGACACTAAGCGCGGTGGTTCGCAAAGCGTTGGCCGATTACCTCGACCTCGACCATCAGACTCTTTGGCAGCTCTCCACCTCAACGGCCGTGGTGGAAGGGGTTTTTGGCGGTGCCCTCCAAGTGAAAGACCTGATCGACCACGGCGACTTTGGTCTGGGAACTTTTGAACAACTCGATGGCGAAGGGATTCTTCTCGATGGCGTCTGTTGGCAGGCGAGAGGCGATGGCAGCCTGAGCCAGGCCCCGCCTGAGGAGGCCATTCCTTTTTGGGTGGCGACCCATTTTCAGGCTGAGCATCAGATGCGTGTATCGGACATCGGCAGCATTGAGGATCTCGGCGGCCGCATCGATCCGGTTCGCCCTGGCGCCAACTTGTTCGTGGCGATCAAAATCCAAGGCTTGTTTGAACAGGTGAAAATGCGAACGGTGTCGAGGGTGCCTGAAGGGATGGGTCTGCTCGAGGCTTCCAAAAACCAAGCCATGGTCCGCCTGGAAAAGGTGTCTGGAACGCGGGTGGGGTTTTGGAGTCCTGCGCATACCACCAGCTTGAACATCCCTGGCTATCACTTTCATTTTTTATCCGACGATCACGGCAGCGGTGGTCATGTCTTGGATGTGAAAGCGGATTCGTTGAACGTTGAACTGGACTTTCAATCGAATCTCCGGTTGGCGCTTCCAGAAACCAAGCAATTTCTTGAGGCTGATCTTTCGCGAGATATCAGTGAGGAACTTCATCAAGCCGAAGGTGTGAGCCGATGA
- a CDS encoding carbohydrate porin, producing MSGLPTPGLQLGGWLGRWDFPLVKDPLQISKDNNGVYGLVSVPMTLNNLVLDGQLWANASLGLNSDVQQIPMFYAGGWVGKGLFRNRPDDTVVLGFSHASWSPSVPTDQVWESIVELGYQVALGDNVTLQPNLQWVFNPSGTGSVPDALVLGMQMSFLF from the coding sequence GTGTCGGGCCTCCCGACCCCCGGGCTGCAGTTGGGTGGTTGGTTAGGGCGATGGGATTTTCCTCTTGTGAAGGATCCGCTCCAAATCTCTAAGGACAACAATGGCGTTTATGGACTGGTGTCGGTGCCCATGACCCTCAACAACTTGGTGTTGGACGGACAGCTTTGGGCGAATGCATCGCTTGGATTGAATTCCGATGTGCAGCAGATTCCGATGTTTTATGCCGGTGGTTGGGTTGGGAAAGGATTATTTCGGAATCGCCCCGATGACACGGTGGTGCTGGGCTTCTCCCATGCCAGCTGGAGTCCATCGGTGCCGACAGATCAGGTTTGGGAATCAATTGTTGAATTGGGGTATCAGGTTGCTTTAGGTGACAACGTGACCCTTCAGCCAAACCTTCAATGGGTGTTCAATCCTTCAGGGACGGGTTCGGTGCCGGATGCGTTGGTGTTGGGGATGCAAATGTCTTTCTTGTTCTGA
- a CDS encoding carbohydrate porin codes for MRVPLALRGFTGFGRAFLVAALALLSPLEPQLFWAEEPKNSTDEVWQVRPQPLLHHWLDLPDWVSISLGYVNEINGNPSGGLQQSATYTHNLSLNTSFSSGFRRPESEWDEFDAWKLVINASQRSGTSLSEKIPNAQSVQQIFGDGQTFRLAGLWVERNQSEPGLLKVKLGKMATFDDFASSPLLCYYSNNGFCG; via the coding sequence ATGAGGGTTCCTTTGGCTTTGCGTGGTTTCACAGGTTTTGGTAGAGCGTTTCTCGTGGCTGCCTTGGCACTGCTGTCTCCCCTGGAACCTCAGCTTTTCTGGGCGGAAGAGCCTAAAAACTCCACGGATGAAGTCTGGCAAGTGAGGCCTCAACCGTTGTTGCATCACTGGTTGGATCTCCCTGACTGGGTTTCGATCTCGTTGGGATATGTCAATGAAATCAATGGCAATCCTTCCGGAGGTTTGCAGCAGAGCGCTACCTACACGCACAATCTTTCTTTAAACACAAGCTTTTCCTCTGGGTTTCGTCGCCCAGAATCTGAATGGGATGAATTTGATGCATGGAAGTTGGTGATCAATGCGTCTCAACGTTCCGGTACAAGCCTGTCTGAAAAGATCCCGAATGCGCAGTCTGTTCAGCAAATTTTTGGCGATGGGCAAACGTTCCGACTCGCTGGTCTTTGGGTTGAGCGCAATCAAAGCGAACCAGGCTTGCTCAAAGTAAAGCTTGGAAAAATGGCAACATTTGATGACTTTGCTTCATCACCGCTGCTTTGTTACTACAGCAATAATGGCTTTTGTGGCTAA
- a CDS encoding Bax inhibitor-1 family protein, with translation MPASSNFQEAIREAQSSALVGPNVVNKALPYVGGGMVLTAAGVLGGMSTMAAMGPAFNGLSMVAIIPWFILFFVAQNAAKKGNNGTALPLMAAFSLLTGFTLTGLVVQAVAVAGVASIGIAALATGLTFAIASVVGRRMSDSVGQALSAVVGLGLIGLLIAMVGIFVAGFFIPGIFAATNLAIAGFGTVLFVGMAFVDFYTMPRTYSDDQYLAGALGMYLTYINLFIFILRLIIALQGGGRRD, from the coding sequence ATGCCAGCCAGCAGTAATTTTCAAGAGGCCATCCGCGAGGCACAATCCAGTGCTCTTGTTGGCCCCAATGTTGTCAATAAAGCCCTGCCTTATGTAGGCGGTGGCATGGTTCTCACCGCCGCAGGTGTTCTTGGTGGCATGTCCACCATGGCCGCCATGGGTCCAGCCTTTAATGGGCTGTCGATGGTGGCGATTATTCCTTGGTTCATTCTGTTCTTCGTTGCACAGAATGCAGCCAAAAAAGGCAATAACGGCACTGCTTTGCCGTTGATGGCTGCTTTTAGTTTGCTCACGGGCTTCACGCTCACCGGTCTGGTGGTGCAAGCCGTTGCGGTGGCCGGTGTGGCTTCGATTGGCATCGCTGCTCTCGCCACGGGCCTCACCTTTGCGATTGCCTCCGTCGTCGGCCGGCGCATGAGCGACAGCGTTGGTCAAGCGTTGTCGGCAGTGGTGGGTCTTGGCTTGATCGGCCTTTTGATCGCCATGGTCGGCATTTTTGTCGCTGGCTTCTTCATCCCGGGGATCTTTGCAGCCACCAATCTTGCGATTGCAGGATTTGGAACGGTGCTGTTTGTGGGAATGGCCTTCGTGGACTTCTACACAATGCCCCGCACCTACAGCGACGATCAATATCTCGCAGGTGCCTTGGGAATGTATCTCACCTACATCAACCTGTTCATCTTCATCTTGCGCCTGATCATTGCCCTTCAGGGTGGTGGTCGTCGCGACTGA
- a CDS encoding PhoH family protein — protein sequence MPEAAATGRFVLDLPHSEAALALAGSAEQTLHQLEALTGASLVMRGLQLEMSGHLVQIERAAAVVELVRPIWQDGQAVSQIDLQSALGALNTGQGEDHVTMGDQVLARNQKGNLLRPRTLRQKKYVDAMERHDLTFALGPAGTGKTFLAAVLAVRMLTERKVERLILTRPAVEAGERLGFLPGDLQQKIDPYLRPLYDSLHALLGPEKTTSLLERGVIEVAPLAYMRGRTLAGAFVILDEAQNTTPAQMRMVLTRLGERSRMVVTGDVTQQDLPSGQLSGLVEAAQVMDGVPGVAVCHLTAADVVRHPLVQRVVEAYASFDEQSHPQRGADLSPLEGPE from the coding sequence ATGCCCGAAGCTGCCGCAACAGGTCGCTTCGTCCTTGATCTACCCCACTCTGAAGCCGCTCTTGCGTTAGCAGGATCGGCTGAACAGACCCTGCATCAATTGGAGGCCCTCACCGGTGCGTCCCTCGTGATGCGGGGTCTTCAACTTGAAATGTCTGGCCATCTCGTCCAGATCGAACGCGCCGCCGCGGTGGTTGAGTTGGTCCGCCCGATTTGGCAGGACGGGCAGGCGGTGTCTCAGATTGATTTGCAGTCCGCTCTCGGTGCTTTAAACACGGGCCAAGGCGAGGATCACGTCACGATGGGCGATCAGGTGCTTGCCCGAAACCAAAAGGGCAACCTTCTGCGTCCGCGCACCTTGCGTCAGAAGAAGTATGTGGATGCGATGGAGCGCCACGACCTCACCTTTGCGCTCGGTCCAGCTGGTACGGGAAAAACGTTTCTCGCCGCCGTGTTGGCCGTGCGCATGCTCACGGAGCGCAAGGTTGAGCGCTTGATTCTGACCCGGCCAGCGGTGGAGGCTGGTGAGCGTCTTGGCTTTCTTCCAGGCGACTTGCAGCAAAAAATTGACCCCTATCTCAGGCCCCTCTACGACTCCCTGCATGCCCTGCTTGGACCTGAAAAAACCACCTCTCTGCTCGAGAGAGGTGTGATCGAAGTGGCTCCTTTGGCTTATATGCGAGGCCGCACCCTCGCCGGCGCGTTTGTGATTCTTGATGAGGCTCAAAACACCACACCGGCCCAGATGCGCATGGTGCTCACGCGTTTAGGGGAGCGCTCACGCATGGTGGTGACAGGTGATGTCACGCAGCAGGATTTACCGTCTGGGCAGTTGAGTGGCTTGGTGGAAGCGGCCCAGGTGATGGATGGGGTGCCTGGTGTTGCCGTTTGCCATCTCACCGCGGCTGATGTGGTGCGCCACCCGTTGGTGCAACGCGTGGTGGAGGCCTATGCCAGCTTTGATGAACAATCTCACCCACAAAGAGGCGCTGATTTGAGCCCGCTCGAGGGCCCTGAGTAG
- the rpsP gene encoding 30S ribosomal protein S16 produces the protein MIKLRLKRFGKKREASFRLVACNSTSRRDGRPLQELGFYNPRTKETRLDAEALRVRLSQGAQPTDAVRFLLEKGGLLEKSVRPAETIGKLKQAAAREAAVKQAAKDAAEAKAAEAAAASEADDSATESTES, from the coding sequence ATGATCAAGCTCCGCCTGAAGCGGTTCGGTAAGAAGCGGGAAGCGAGTTTCCGCCTCGTGGCCTGCAACAGCACGTCACGCCGAGATGGCCGCCCCCTGCAGGAGCTGGGTTTTTACAACCCACGCACCAAGGAGACCCGTCTAGACGCCGAGGCTCTTCGTGTGCGCCTTAGCCAGGGTGCACAGCCCACCGATGCCGTTCGCTTTTTGCTCGAGAAGGGTGGACTGCTCGAAAAGTCTGTGCGACCTGCTGAGACCATCGGCAAGTTGAAGCAAGCTGCTGCTCGCGAAGCGGCTGTGAAGCAGGCTGCCAAAGATGCGGCAGAAGCCAAGGCTGCAGAGGCAGCAGCGGCCAGTGAAGCTGATGATTCAGCTACCGAATCAACCGAAAGCTGA
- the ffh gene encoding signal recognition particle protein, with product MFDELSARFEDAVKGLRGQDSISETNVEGALKEVRRALLDADVSLPVVKDFVSEVREKAVGAEVVRGVTPDQKFIQVVHEQLVDVMGGGNAPLAKADQAPTVVLMAGLQGAGKTTATAKLGLHLKDQGRKALMVGADVYRPAAIEQLKTLGGQIGVDVFSLGIEAKPEDIAAAGLAKAKQEGYDTLLVDTAGRLQIDSEMMEEMVRIRGAVQPDEVLLVVDSMIGQEAAELTRAFHDQVGITGAVLTKLDGDSRGGAALSIRKVSGQPIKFIGTGEKVEALQPFHPERMASRILGMGDVLTLVEKAQKEVELADVEKMQKKLQEASFDFSDFVQQMRLIKRMGSLGGLMKMIPGMNKIDDGMLKQGEQQLKKIEAMIGSMTEAERTQPELLAAQPSRRRRIASGCGYQAADVDKVLADFQKMRGVMQQMTKGGGMPGMPGMGGGGFPGMGGGMPGMPGMPGMPGMPGMGGGMPAGQPGAAPRRQRPYKKKKGFGQL from the coding sequence ATGTTTGACGAGCTTTCAGCCCGTTTTGAAGATGCCGTCAAAGGTCTGAGAGGCCAGGACTCCATCTCTGAAACGAATGTGGAGGGGGCGCTGAAGGAGGTCCGTCGGGCGCTTCTTGATGCGGACGTGAGTCTGCCGGTGGTCAAGGATTTTGTCTCTGAAGTCCGCGAGAAAGCAGTTGGCGCTGAGGTTGTTCGTGGTGTAACGCCCGACCAGAAGTTCATTCAGGTTGTGCATGAGCAGCTGGTCGACGTGATGGGCGGCGGCAATGCTCCGCTCGCGAAGGCCGACCAAGCGCCCACGGTGGTGTTGATGGCTGGCTTGCAGGGGGCAGGCAAAACCACGGCGACGGCCAAGTTGGGGCTTCATTTAAAGGATCAGGGACGCAAGGCCCTGATGGTGGGGGCGGATGTGTACCGCCCTGCTGCCATTGAGCAGTTGAAGACCCTCGGCGGTCAGATCGGTGTGGATGTCTTCAGTCTCGGGATCGAGGCCAAGCCTGAGGACATCGCTGCGGCCGGCTTGGCGAAGGCGAAACAGGAGGGGTACGACACCCTGTTGGTCGATACCGCTGGCCGTCTGCAAATCGACTCCGAGATGATGGAGGAGATGGTCCGGATTCGCGGCGCCGTGCAGCCCGATGAGGTGCTGTTGGTGGTGGATTCGATGATCGGCCAGGAGGCGGCCGAGCTCACCCGCGCCTTCCATGATCAGGTGGGGATCACCGGCGCCGTGCTCACCAAGCTCGATGGTGATTCCCGCGGTGGTGCGGCGCTATCGATTCGCAAGGTGAGCGGTCAGCCGATCAAATTCATCGGCACGGGCGAAAAAGTGGAGGCTCTCCAGCCTTTCCACCCTGAGCGGATGGCGAGTCGCATCCTCGGGATGGGGGATGTGCTCACGCTGGTGGAGAAGGCGCAGAAAGAGGTTGAACTCGCAGACGTTGAAAAAATGCAGAAAAAGCTGCAGGAGGCGTCGTTTGATTTTTCCGACTTCGTGCAGCAAATGCGCTTGATCAAGCGCATGGGCTCCCTGGGGGGGCTGATGAAAATGATCCCGGGAATGAACAAAATCGACGATGGCATGCTTAAGCAGGGAGAGCAGCAGCTCAAGAAAATCGAAGCGATGATCGGTTCGATGACAGAGGCGGAACGCACGCAGCCCGAGTTGCTGGCCGCCCAGCCCTCAAGGCGCCGACGGATTGCCTCCGGCTGTGGCTATCAAGCGGCTGATGTCGACAAAGTGCTCGCTGATTTCCAAAAGATGCGCGGGGTGATGCAACAGATGACCAAAGGGGGCGGGATGCCCGGAATGCCAGGAATGGGTGGAGGTGGTTTTCCCGGAATGGGTGGAGGGATGCCAGGCATGCCAGGAATGCCAGGAATGCCAGGAATGCCTGGGATGGGTGGTGGAATGCCCGCTGGGCAGCCTGGAGCTGCTCCCCGCCGGCAGCGCCCTTACAAGAAGAAGAAGGGGTTTGGTCAGCTTTGA
- a CDS encoding ARC6/PARC6 family protein: protein MSATLVELPIDHFRLLGVSPSAETESVLRTLQLRLDRCPDQGFTHEVLMQRAELLRLSADLLSDAARRQDYESTLLKLSREHPEETAGLEMPSSREVAGLMLLWEAHAPHETFQLTRQVLQPPQAPALGSGRESDLALLAALSCRDAARQDQDQRRYESAAGLLTEGLQLLQRMGKLPDQRRRLETDLEQLTPYRILDLLSRDLAEQSARQEGLVMLETFVQNRGGLEGGAAEFTTSGMDQGSFELFFQQIRRFLTVQEQVDLYGRWERLGSSDASFLSVMALAAAGFSQRKPERVQDARGKLQALVLVGLDLNPMLGCMDLLLGDVERALEHVHASPDVELQEWLENHPSDDLAALFDYCRSWLGRDVLPGYRDVDAQVVDLEAWFADRDVQAYVERLERKEGRSPLTPDPPAATDADTDWNFGNLPPLGLDPEGTMPLSLGDAEPFSEDSGNLGEEETRGRGLRRMIPVAWTNLKLRRPSLSRLSMSRLSMSRLSMSRLSLPQLSLSRLSVKRHSLIESRRSVLIGSGVVAVLMVVGFSLVGLRREAQQETASSPTATPTADALSSDALSSQPKATLKQETPKANALMAPLDVKTPSEVQLQALLQAWLDLKATALLQEGGTESLAEVARPVLVGRVRDQQAALSRDGLVQKVQASITSIQTVSSTPSRIEVRAQLTYRDQTMNDQGEVVDETPAGNLPVTYILGRDPDGWRLQAYIPG, encoded by the coding sequence ATGAGCGCAACGCTGGTGGAATTGCCCATCGATCATTTCCGCCTGTTGGGGGTGAGCCCTTCAGCCGAAACCGAGTCGGTGTTGCGGACGCTGCAGTTGCGTCTTGATCGCTGCCCCGATCAGGGCTTCACCCATGAGGTCCTCATGCAGAGGGCTGAATTGTTGAGGCTCTCTGCCGACCTCTTAAGCGATGCGGCGCGACGGCAGGACTACGAGAGCACCCTGCTCAAATTGAGTCGTGAGCATCCCGAGGAGACGGCGGGTCTGGAAATGCCTTCCAGCCGTGAGGTTGCCGGTTTGATGTTGCTCTGGGAGGCCCACGCCCCGCACGAAACCTTTCAGCTCACTCGCCAGGTGCTGCAACCTCCGCAGGCACCCGCCCTGGGTAGTGGTCGAGAATCGGACCTGGCCCTATTGGCGGCCTTGTCTTGCCGTGATGCAGCTCGCCAAGACCAGGACCAGCGCCGCTATGAATCCGCCGCCGGCCTTCTCACCGAGGGACTGCAGTTGCTCCAGCGCATGGGCAAGCTTCCCGATCAAAGGCGGCGGCTTGAAACGGACTTAGAGCAGCTCACTCCTTATCGAATTCTGGATCTGCTGAGCCGTGATCTGGCGGAGCAATCAGCCCGGCAAGAGGGACTGGTGATGTTGGAAACCTTTGTCCAAAATCGCGGTGGCCTGGAGGGGGGGGCTGCTGAATTCACAACGTCTGGCATGGACCAGGGCAGTTTTGAGCTGTTTTTTCAGCAGATTCGACGCTTTCTCACGGTTCAAGAACAAGTTGATTTGTATGGACGTTGGGAGCGGCTTGGCTCTTCTGATGCCAGCTTCCTTTCCGTGATGGCCTTGGCCGCCGCTGGATTTTCCCAGCGCAAGCCTGAGCGGGTTCAGGACGCACGCGGAAAACTTCAAGCCTTGGTTCTCGTGGGTTTAGATCTCAATCCAATGCTGGGTTGCATGGATCTCCTGCTCGGTGATGTGGAGCGGGCGTTGGAGCACGTGCATGCCAGTCCTGATGTGGAGTTGCAGGAATGGCTGGAGAACCACCCCAGTGACGATCTCGCGGCCCTGTTCGATTACTGCCGCAGTTGGCTTGGCCGGGATGTACTCCCCGGCTATCGCGATGTGGATGCCCAGGTTGTTGACCTGGAGGCGTGGTTTGCCGATCGCGATGTGCAGGCCTATGTGGAGCGCCTTGAGCGCAAGGAGGGGAGAAGCCCCCTAACGCCCGATCCGCCTGCAGCAACGGACGCAGACACGGATTGGAACTTTGGCAATCTCCCTCCACTCGGGCTTGATCCTGAGGGCACCATGCCCCTTTCACTCGGGGACGCGGAACCCTTCTCGGAGGACAGCGGAAATCTCGGGGAGGAGGAGACAAGGGGGCGTGGGTTGCGCCGGATGATTCCCGTGGCCTGGACAAACCTGAAGCTCCGCCGCCCGTCCCTATCGCGTTTGTCGATGTCTCGTTTGTCGATGTCACGGCTTTCCATGTCTCGGCTGTCGCTGCCCCAGCTCTCGCTTTCTCGGCTGTCGGTGAAGAGACACTCATTGATCGAATCCAGGCGTTCTGTGTTGATCGGCTCCGGGGTGGTTGCGGTGCTCATGGTGGTGGGATTCAGCCTGGTGGGGCTGAGGCGGGAGGCCCAGCAGGAGACGGCATCCAGCCCAACAGCAACTCCCACCGCAGATGCGCTGTCTTCTGATGCGCTGTCTTCTCAACCGAAGGCCACCCTCAAGCAGGAGACCCCTAAGGCCAATGCGCTGATGGCGCCCCTGGATGTGAAAACTCCCAGTGAGGTTCAGTTGCAAGCTCTCCTCCAGGCATGGCTGGATCTCAAAGCGACGGCGTTGCTCCAAGAGGGGGGGACGGAATCCCTGGCAGAGGTGGCCCGTCCTGTCCTTGTCGGTCGCGTGCGTGATCAGCAAGCCGCCTTATCAAGGGATGGCCTCGTCCAAAAGGTTCAAGCGTCGATCACCTCGATTCAGACGGTGAGTTCAACGCCATCTCGCATTGAAGTGAGGGCACAACTCACCTATCGCGATCAGACCATGAACGATCAGGGGGAAGTGGTGGATGAGACTCCAGCAGGCAACTTGCCGGTGACGTACATCCTTGGCCGAGATCCTGATGGCTGGCGTTTGCAGGCCTACATCCCTGGCTAA